In Microbulbifer salipaludis, a genomic segment contains:
- a CDS encoding cupin domain-containing protein — protein sequence MTEKDETPPPTTGTTGDDVGARLKSVRQMHGWSQREMAKRAGVTNATISLIEQGRVSPSVGSLKKVLNGIPMSLADFFTFEFDSQPQVFFRASEMPNVGPGPIEYRLLGAGNSHRTMSILYEVYPPGEDTGPELLSHDGEEGGIVVSGQLEVTVGREITILGPGDGYYFRSRRPHRFRNIGDCDCVLVSANNPPSV from the coding sequence ATGACCGAAAAGGATGAAACGCCGCCGCCCACTACCGGTACCACCGGTGACGATGTGGGCGCCCGGCTAAAATCTGTGCGTCAGATGCACGGTTGGTCCCAGCGGGAGATGGCCAAGCGCGCCGGTGTCACCAACGCCACCATTTCCCTCATTGAGCAGGGCCGGGTCAGCCCATCCGTGGGGTCGCTCAAAAAGGTGCTGAACGGCATCCCCATGTCGCTGGCCGATTTCTTCACGTTTGAATTTGATAGTCAGCCGCAAGTTTTTTTTCGCGCCAGCGAGATGCCCAATGTGGGGCCAGGCCCGATCGAATATCGATTACTCGGGGCCGGCAATTCCCATCGCACCATGTCCATTCTTTACGAAGTGTACCCGCCTGGTGAAGATACCGGGCCCGAGCTCCTGAGTCATGATGGCGAGGAGGGCGGGATCGTCGTATCCGGGCAACTGGAGGTGACGGTCGGTCGCGAGATCACCATACTCGGGCCCGGTGATGGTTATTACTTCCGCAGCCGCCGGCCGCACCGTTTTCGCAATATTGGTGATTGCGACTGCGTGCTGGTCAGCGCCAATAATCCCCCGAGTGTCTGA
- a CDS encoding beta-ketoacyl synthase N-terminal-like domain-containing protein translates to MQRLPVITAFGGFNPAGRSSFHRGYKRLVLDSLRASERTDVLSDLAALMGLRTGDAAQGPLSVELEQQVLQGTLVRELESRFYDYRRCHFHQAADLKNDNGFTFEMSARQLPAPLPEDWSVETLDSGRVRVHAASLSVMLDSHREISVASAGQLPTGFEPGQQYNSRFHPRGLQLAILGASDAVQSLGIDWDLVAQKAGPEKISVYASSAMSQLDVNGNGGLLQSRLRGGRVSSKQLALGLTSMPADFVNAYVLGSVGTTGAVAGACATYLYNLRAAVEDIRCGRARVAVVGAAEAPLVPEVVDGYTTMGALANLDGLRKIFGDDIDFRRASRPFGDNCGFTLGEGTQWAVLMDDELALELGAPIHGAVANVFVNADGPKKSISAPGPGNYLTVARAMSEARAILGEESLRQRSFVQAHGSSTPQNRVTESAIFDRLAGAFGIEGWPVCAVKAFVGHTVAAASGDQLISSLGIFNRGILPGITTIDRVADDVHHDNLSLSMAHIERDPESLDVAFLNSKGFGGNNATASVLAPHITEKMLAKRHGEQAMTAYRKRSEAPAERAAEYDARASRGDLNAIYRFGEGLIDETGISLEGGRMTLPGVAGSVSLPDENPFADMV, encoded by the coding sequence ATGCAGCGCCTACCCGTAATTACCGCGTTTGGTGGATTTAATCCCGCCGGTCGCAGTTCGTTCCATCGCGGCTACAAGCGGCTGGTGCTCGACAGCCTCCGCGCATCCGAACGTACGGATGTGTTGTCTGACCTCGCCGCACTGATGGGCCTGCGCACCGGTGATGCCGCTCAAGGTCCTTTGAGTGTAGAGCTAGAGCAGCAGGTTCTGCAGGGGACTCTGGTGCGGGAATTGGAGTCGCGGTTCTATGACTACCGTCGCTGTCACTTTCATCAGGCCGCGGATCTCAAAAACGACAACGGATTTACCTTCGAGATGTCTGCGCGCCAGCTTCCCGCGCCGCTGCCAGAGGATTGGTCGGTCGAAACGCTCGACAGCGGGCGTGTGCGTGTGCACGCCGCCAGCCTGTCTGTGATGCTGGATAGCCACAGAGAGATCTCCGTTGCGTCGGCGGGACAGCTCCCTACCGGCTTTGAGCCAGGGCAGCAGTACAACTCCCGCTTCCATCCTCGTGGATTGCAGCTGGCGATTCTCGGCGCATCGGATGCCGTTCAGTCTCTGGGAATCGACTGGGACCTGGTGGCGCAGAAGGCGGGGCCGGAAAAAATTTCTGTGTATGCCAGTTCCGCCATGAGTCAGCTGGATGTCAACGGCAACGGCGGGCTGCTGCAATCCCGGCTGCGCGGCGGGCGGGTCAGTTCCAAGCAGCTGGCCCTGGGGCTCACCAGTATGCCGGCGGACTTTGTGAATGCCTATGTACTTGGCAGCGTGGGCACCACCGGGGCTGTGGCCGGCGCCTGCGCCACCTACCTGTACAACCTGCGTGCTGCGGTGGAAGATATTCGCTGTGGTCGTGCGCGGGTCGCCGTCGTGGGCGCCGCGGAAGCGCCGCTGGTTCCCGAAGTGGTGGATGGGTATACCACCATGGGCGCGCTCGCCAACCTGGATGGGTTACGGAAAATTTTCGGTGATGATATCGATTTCCGTCGTGCCAGCCGCCCGTTTGGCGATAACTGTGGCTTTACCCTAGGTGAAGGTACCCAGTGGGCCGTGTTGATGGACGACGAGCTGGCACTGGAGCTGGGAGCGCCGATTCACGGCGCAGTGGCGAACGTGTTTGTTAACGCTGATGGGCCGAAAAAATCGATTTCTGCCCCCGGGCCGGGTAACTACCTAACGGTGGCGCGCGCCATGTCAGAGGCGCGTGCGATTCTCGGTGAAGAAAGTCTGCGCCAACGCAGCTTCGTTCAGGCGCACGGTTCCAGTACCCCGCAGAATCGAGTGACGGAGTCTGCAATTTTTGATCGCCTTGCTGGCGCCTTTGGCATCGAAGGCTGGCCGGTGTGCGCGGTCAAGGCCTTTGTCGGCCATACCGTAGCCGCGGCCAGCGGTGATCAGCTGATTTCCAGTCTTGGCATCTTCAATCGTGGCATTTTGCCGGGTATTACCACTATTGATCGGGTGGCCGATGATGTGCACCACGATAACCTCAGTCTTTCCATGGCGCATATTGAGCGTGATCCAGAGTCGTTGGACGTCGCCTTCCTGAACTCCAAAGGCTTTGGCGGTAACAATGCTACCGCCAGCGTGCTGGCACCGCACATTACCGAAAAAATGCTCGCCAAGCGCCACGGCGAGCAGGCGATGACGGCCTACCGCAAGCGCAGTGAAGCGCCCGCTGAACGCGCTGCGGAATACGATGCCCGCGCAAGCCGCGGCGACCTGAATGCGATCTACCGATTTGGGGAGGGGCTGATCGATGAAACCGGCATTTCCCTGGAAGGTGGTCGCATGACCCTGCCCGGTGTGGCGGGCTCTGTGTCTCTGCCGGACGAAAACCCCTTCGCCGATATGGTGTGA
- a CDS encoding GlxA family transcriptional regulator: MPTVTFMLLDQMLSTGTVLPLEMLRGADSRARVERKRRDGAKAEKTGGAENKPDSNNGALNLITVSADGKPVQSRSGFSLAPDMALADAPDSDIIYLPALWRNPRPALRRSKPLLKWLREQAEKGAAISAVGTGVCFLAEAGLLDGKPATTHWHYFDQFAADYPDVKLKRQYFITQANKLFCAASVNALADVTVHLIRQLYGPAIASHVERNFSHEIRRPFEEIAYSEGAVHLHPDEEVVQAQTWLKQHCSEDVKLSEVAKYFDMSVRSFNRRFKLATGQTPLQYLQNVRIDMARELLQSSNLSVNEIAEKVGYQDMGHFTALFKKFLSTTPSEYRTTVRAKLFRVNT, from the coding sequence ATGCCCACCGTCACATTTATGCTCCTCGACCAGATGCTTTCCACCGGAACGGTGTTGCCGCTGGAAATGCTGCGCGGCGCCGACAGCCGCGCGCGGGTTGAACGCAAACGCCGTGATGGCGCGAAAGCAGAGAAAACGGGCGGTGCCGAGAATAAGCCAGACAGCAACAACGGGGCTCTGAACCTGATTACCGTCAGTGCTGACGGCAAGCCAGTGCAGTCCCGCTCCGGCTTCTCACTGGCACCGGATATGGCTCTGGCCGATGCACCGGATAGCGACATCATCTACCTGCCCGCCCTGTGGCGAAACCCGCGCCCGGCACTGCGGCGCAGCAAACCGCTGCTGAAGTGGCTGCGTGAGCAGGCCGAAAAAGGCGCAGCCATCAGTGCGGTCGGCACCGGCGTCTGCTTTCTGGCGGAAGCGGGCTTACTGGACGGTAAACCCGCCACGACGCACTGGCACTACTTCGACCAGTTTGCGGCAGATTACCCGGACGTAAAGCTCAAACGGCAGTACTTTATCACCCAGGCGAACAAACTATTCTGTGCCGCCAGCGTCAACGCTCTGGCCGACGTCACCGTACACCTGATACGCCAGCTGTATGGCCCTGCGATCGCCAGCCATGTAGAACGCAACTTCTCCCATGAGATCCGCCGTCCATTTGAGGAAATTGCCTATTCGGAAGGCGCGGTCCACCTCCATCCAGACGAAGAGGTGGTTCAGGCACAGACCTGGCTAAAACAGCACTGCAGCGAAGATGTAAAGCTCAGTGAAGTGGCAAAATACTTTGACATGAGTGTGCGCTCATTCAACCGTCGCTTCAAACTGGCAACCGGCCAGACGCCACTACAGTATTTGCAGAATGTACGTATCGATATGGCACGCGAGCTGCTTCAGTCGAGCAATTTGTCGGTCAACGAAATAGCCGAGAAGGTCGGCTACCAGGATATGGGCCACTTCACAGCCCTGTTCAAGAAGTTTCTGTCCACCACACCGAGCGAGTATCGCACCACCGTGCGCGCGAAACTGTTCAGGGTCAACACATAA
- a CDS encoding class I SAM-dependent methyltransferase, with translation MSKLPERASSSVKPGPVVAGQPGSCPLCRHQAAQPYHRDQFREYHQCTRCALVFVPSEFHLSAQAEKAYYELHENHLEDAGYRRFLQRCATPLLSRLAPGARGLDFGCGPAPLLARMLEEHGHPMAIYDLFFQPDTSVLDDRFDFVVSTEVVEHLADPMATLEMLWCRINAGGVLAIMTKLVASQERFASWHYIRDPTHVIFFSRETFRWLAGHWSAKLEFSGNDVIFLSRPA, from the coding sequence GTGAGCAAGCTGCCTGAGCGTGCATCGTCTTCCGTTAAGCCCGGCCCTGTAGTGGCCGGGCAACCGGGTTCATGCCCACTGTGCCGCCATCAGGCGGCACAGCCGTATCATCGCGATCAGTTTCGCGAGTATCACCAATGCACTCGTTGTGCTCTGGTGTTCGTCCCTTCCGAGTTTCATCTTTCCGCGCAGGCCGAAAAGGCCTATTACGAACTGCACGAGAACCATCTCGAGGATGCCGGATACCGGCGATTCCTGCAGCGCTGTGCAACTCCCTTGCTGAGCCGATTGGCGCCGGGGGCCCGCGGGCTTGATTTTGGATGCGGTCCCGCGCCGCTGCTTGCCAGAATGCTGGAGGAGCACGGGCACCCAATGGCGATCTACGACCTGTTCTTTCAGCCGGATACGTCTGTTCTGGATGATCGCTTTGATTTTGTGGTCAGTACGGAGGTTGTCGAGCATCTGGCGGATCCGATGGCAACCCTGGAAATGTTATGGTGCCGGATCAACGCGGGTGGTGTGTTGGCGATAATGACCAAACTGGTCGCTTCGCAGGAGCGCTTTGCCAGCTGGCATTACATCCGCGATCCGACCCATGTCATTTTCTTTAGCCGCGAGACGTTCCGCTGGCTTGCCGGGCACTGGTCCGCAAAGTTGGAATTCAGCGGTAACGACGTCATTTTTCTGAGCCGACCAGCGTGA
- a CDS encoding Hsp20 family protein: MRNLDLSPLYRSAIGFDRLASLLDTMTTSEQNQPAYPPYNIELTGEDAYRISMAVAGFDQSELDIHMEQNRLTVSGKKVADEEKRNFLHRGIAARNFERRFQLADHVRVTDAQLVNGLLHIELVREIPEAMKPRKIEISSGNLLQSSQADEAQTGERETSKKSVPVGEQAA; encoded by the coding sequence ATGCGTAACTTAGATCTCTCCCCACTTTACCGTTCTGCTATTGGTTTTGACCGTCTGGCCAGCCTGCTGGATACCATGACCACCAGTGAGCAGAATCAGCCCGCGTATCCCCCGTACAATATCGAATTGACCGGTGAGGATGCCTATCGAATTTCTATGGCCGTTGCAGGCTTTGACCAGTCTGAACTGGATATTCACATGGAGCAGAACCGCCTGACTGTCAGTGGCAAAAAAGTCGCTGACGAAGAAAAGCGGAATTTTCTGCATCGCGGCATTGCCGCGCGTAATTTCGAACGACGCTTCCAGCTTGCCGATCACGTCAGAGTGACTGACGCACAGTTGGTCAACGGATTGCTGCATATTGAACTGGTGCGCGAAATCCCGGAGGCGATGAAGCCGCGGAAAATCGAAATTTCCAGTGGCAACCTGCTGCAGTCAAGCCAGGCCGACGAAGCCCAGACAGGCGAGCGTGAGACAAGTAAAAAAAGCGTGCCTGTAGGTGAGCAAGCTGCCTGA
- the thpR gene encoding RNA 2',3'-cyclic phosphodiesterase: protein MKKKFSSQKGAATITASGTSARLFIGIAPDLATQRFLSATCTHLESLRLPRDCRWIGDANRHLTLAFLGDTALDHMATIEQRLEDIARSTPACTGQVVSTHPFPRDRAKMLAAELLPNPALATLHARCRDLMTAIGKRPERKQFRPHFTLARSRSGFSRIPAVPADFICALDNITLYQSLLAPGGSQYQPLLSLRLAG from the coding sequence ATGAAAAAAAAATTTTCCAGCCAAAAAGGAGCCGCCACGATCACCGCCAGCGGCACGTCGGCGAGACTGTTTATTGGCATTGCGCCCGACCTGGCCACCCAGCGCTTTCTCAGCGCCACCTGTACGCACCTGGAGAGCCTGCGCCTACCACGGGATTGTCGCTGGATTGGCGATGCCAACCGACACCTGACCCTGGCGTTTCTCGGCGATACCGCGCTTGACCACATGGCGACCATCGAGCAACGCCTGGAGGATATTGCCCGGTCTACACCTGCATGTACCGGGCAGGTGGTCAGCACACACCCCTTCCCCAGGGACAGAGCCAAAATGCTGGCGGCGGAGCTGTTGCCCAATCCGGCGCTCGCAACTTTGCACGCGCGTTGCCGCGACCTAATGACCGCCATCGGTAAGCGACCTGAACGCAAACAGTTTCGTCCGCATTTCACCCTGGCCCGAAGCCGCAGTGGTTTTTCGCGGATCCCCGCAGTACCGGCAGACTTCATCTGCGCACTGGATAACATCACTCTGTACCAAAGCCTGCTCGCTCCAGGCGGCAGCCAGTACCAGCCGCTGCTATCACTTCGGCTGGCTGGCTAG
- a CDS encoding HPF/RaiA family ribosome-associated protein: protein MKSAPYDNIVFRDIDKSAALANTVSRKLHKLERYCGDIIRSRVVLEAPHQHKHKGKQYKASVELALSGNPVTITNESDSIHRAVTGAFNSVERCLKERGDRRKARRHQMPVLDSVEDTE, encoded by the coding sequence ATGAAATCTGCGCCTTACGATAACATTGTGTTCCGTGATATCGACAAATCTGCCGCTCTGGCGAACACGGTCTCCCGGAAGTTACACAAGCTCGAACGTTATTGTGGCGACATCATACGTAGCCGTGTGGTCCTAGAAGCCCCCCACCAACACAAACACAAAGGGAAGCAATACAAAGCTTCCGTAGAACTCGCCCTGAGCGGAAACCCGGTCACCATTACCAACGAGAGCGATTCCATTCATCGCGCGGTTACCGGTGCCTTCAATTCAGTAGAACGCTGCCTCAAGGAGCGCGGAGATCGTCGCAAGGCACGTCGGCACCAGATGCCGGTCCTGGACAGCGTCGAGGACACCGAGTAG
- the gorA gene encoding glutathione-disulfide reductase, translating into MSEFDFDLFVIGAGSGGVRAARMAAATGMRVAVAEDRYMGGTCVNVGCVPKKLFVYASGYREAFEDAEAFGWEGQAGATFAWPTLRDNNAREVTRLNGIYRNLLSNAGVQVIDGRATLSGRQQVTVGDDTFSAERILVATGGWPYVPDFVGSEHVITSNEVFALEVFPRRVLVVGGGYIAVEFAGIFAGLGAETHLSYRRELFLRGFDNDVRRFVCDEMGKKQVSLHFNHVVNSIEKQEDGSLKVHGADGSVLEVDAVLYATGRRPNTNGLGLEKLGVVLHKDGTIGVDDNFRSSVTSIYALGDVTGGPELTPVALAEAMALVKHWQTGKTAEIDYNNIPTAVFCQPNIGTVGLTEEEARQAGIPVQIYKSDFRAMRHSVSGRDERTLMKLIVDKGNDKVIGAHMVGPDAGEIIQGIAVAMKAGATKTVFDQTIGIHPTAAEEFVTMRTPVAE; encoded by the coding sequence TTGTCTGAGTTTGATTTTGATCTGTTTGTCATTGGGGCCGGCTCCGGTGGCGTGCGCGCCGCACGTATGGCAGCTGCTACTGGTATGCGTGTCGCCGTGGCCGAAGACCGGTATATGGGGGGCACCTGCGTGAATGTCGGGTGTGTACCCAAAAAGCTTTTTGTCTACGCCAGCGGCTACCGGGAAGCATTTGAAGATGCAGAGGCGTTCGGATGGGAAGGGCAGGCCGGGGCGACCTTTGCCTGGCCGACGTTGCGCGATAACAACGCGCGGGAAGTCACTCGCCTGAACGGCATTTATCGCAACTTGCTGAGTAATGCGGGTGTCCAGGTGATTGATGGCAGAGCCACCCTGAGTGGGCGACAACAGGTCACTGTGGGCGACGACACCTTCAGTGCGGAACGGATACTGGTGGCGACCGGTGGTTGGCCTTATGTGCCCGACTTTGTGGGCAGTGAACATGTGATTACGTCAAACGAGGTTTTTGCGCTGGAAGTGTTCCCGCGCCGAGTGCTCGTGGTTGGCGGAGGCTATATCGCGGTGGAGTTCGCGGGCATTTTTGCCGGGTTGGGCGCGGAAACCCATCTTTCTTACCGCCGAGAACTTTTTTTGCGCGGGTTTGATAACGATGTGCGCCGCTTTGTCTGCGATGAAATGGGCAAGAAACAGGTAAGCCTGCACTTCAATCACGTGGTGAATTCCATTGAAAAGCAGGAGGATGGCTCACTCAAGGTACATGGCGCGGACGGGAGCGTGCTGGAAGTAGATGCCGTTCTGTATGCCACCGGGCGCAGGCCCAACACAAATGGGCTCGGCCTGGAGAAGCTGGGGGTCGTGTTACACAAAGACGGTACCATCGGTGTTGATGATAACTTCCGTAGTAGTGTCACATCGATTTATGCGCTGGGTGACGTTACTGGCGGGCCCGAACTCACCCCGGTTGCGCTGGCAGAGGCCATGGCGCTGGTCAAACACTGGCAAACCGGTAAGACCGCGGAGATCGACTACAACAATATTCCGACGGCAGTATTCTGCCAGCCGAACATTGGCACCGTTGGATTGACCGAAGAGGAGGCGCGTCAGGCGGGTATTCCAGTGCAGATTTACAAGTCCGATTTCCGCGCCATGCGTCATTCCGTCAGTGGGCGGGACGAGCGTACCCTGATGAAGCTGATTGTCGACAAGGGTAATGACAAAGTGATTGGCGCGCACATGGTGGGCCCGGATGCGGGAGAGATCATCCAGGGGATTGCCGTGGCAATGAAGGCGGGTGCCACCAAAACCGTATTCGACCAGACTATTGGTATCCACCCCACGGCAGCCGAAGAGTTTGTCACCATGCGCACCCCGGTGGCGGAATAA
- a CDS encoding TIGR01620 family protein: MATSDDQFDKTPNGDSATKPRRQTRIENLEVEEPPLHERASTRVESLAEEPAELPRSITTGESLPDKISFSELRLPVFRLRMWKPALLAALALAFGAVFWELRQFFYWASDMHWSLGLLAGVIILALVATMASAVWEYFRAGKPLRKLQKTQELAAEVRDSRATDAVEPLNQQLRALFAGKPQGALLARVQAETPDYYDNSELLRHLELNFFEALDQEALRRIVRHATTTGALVGLSPFTTLDVLVALRQSMRMIDDVAQIYGVRPSIVVRWRLFKKILALVAYSGASEYAVSELWPELVGDSMLSTVSARLGQGMGASLFMARIGLAAVHSCRPIPFSEKQRPRLGALTKRIAGSLKERLLGRDPQQWPAGAAGGGREAVGAERKPSPGAE; encoded by the coding sequence ATGGCTACTTCTGACGATCAATTCGACAAGACGCCCAACGGCGACAGCGCGACAAAGCCGCGCCGCCAGACCCGGATCGAAAACCTGGAGGTGGAGGAACCGCCGTTACACGAGCGGGCCAGTACCCGGGTGGAATCTCTCGCAGAAGAGCCAGCGGAGCTGCCGCGCTCCATCACCACCGGTGAATCTCTGCCAGACAAAATTTCGTTCTCGGAGCTGCGGTTGCCCGTGTTCCGACTGCGCATGTGGAAGCCCGCGTTGCTGGCAGCCCTGGCACTGGCCTTTGGTGCGGTATTTTGGGAGCTGCGACAGTTCTTCTATTGGGCGTCAGATATGCACTGGAGCCTGGGGCTGCTGGCGGGTGTCATTATTCTCGCGCTGGTGGCGACCATGGCCAGCGCGGTCTGGGAGTATTTTCGCGCCGGCAAACCGCTGCGGAAGCTGCAGAAAACCCAGGAGTTGGCCGCCGAGGTGCGGGACAGCCGAGCGACGGACGCGGTAGAGCCCCTGAATCAGCAACTGCGTGCACTGTTTGCGGGCAAGCCCCAGGGGGCGCTGTTAGCGCGGGTACAGGCGGAAACCCCCGATTATTACGACAACAGCGAGCTGCTGCGTCACCTTGAGCTGAATTTTTTCGAAGCACTGGACCAGGAGGCGCTGCGTCGCATTGTGCGGCATGCCACTACCACTGGCGCGCTGGTCGGTCTGAGTCCTTTTACTACCCTGGACGTGCTTGTCGCTTTGCGGCAATCCATGCGCATGATTGATGATGTGGCGCAGATCTATGGCGTGCGCCCTTCAATTGTGGTGCGCTGGCGCCTGTTCAAGAAAATACTCGCGCTGGTGGCCTACAGTGGAGCCAGTGAATACGCGGTGAGCGAGCTGTGGCCGGAATTGGTGGGGGACAGTATGTTGAGTACGGTGTCCGCGCGACTGGGACAGGGTATGGGCGCGAGCCTGTTCATGGCCCGAATTGGTCTCGCTGCCGTGCACAGCTGTCGCCCGATACCTTTTTCAGAGAAGCAGCGGCCCCGCTTGGGGGCGCTGACCAAGCGCATTGCAGGTAGTCTCAAGGAGCGTCTGCTGGGGCGAGACCCGCAGCAATGGCCCGCTGGTGCGGCTGGCGGTGGGCGTGAAGCAGTGGGAGCCGAAAGGAAGCCGTCACCGGGCGCAGAATAA
- a CDS encoding YcjX family protein encodes MSASDDEGQQDTRVKSEGRLRSLRRHWKQFRNEARDKSHWAAERLLDKRICIGITGLSGAGKSTLITSLIYQLSHPDQAQLPGFAPALNGRLLGAELHPALDTGLPLFEYPRCLEALTANPPRWPESTRDLSALELHVHLRGRRLGRDYRQKLILELRDYPGEWLMDLPLLQMDFATWCRHQRDLLDGASRADLAPGLLGELRGIAPEAVIEAGRLDSLWQNYRQFLRDCRSERKLSYLQPGRALLDNDEYGFFPLPALHHQTEQELRALPDDSVYKVLEARYRAYVEKKVAPFVETHFRHLDRQLVLVDLISTLFAGEEALEDMRKAFGHIADTFRYGSSGLLRKLWRPRIDRLIFAATKVDQVLAADHDALRQLLGQQLQQVFSGARHRGLPLYCEAIAAVRCSNESVRDGRRMLVGHGMDGRYLGFENAEIMGHLPQDQEWQHYTGGLPPQLRPPAGIGREGYLPHIRMDALLNLLLGDKV; translated from the coding sequence ATGAGCGCTTCTGACGACGAAGGCCAGCAGGATACGCGGGTAAAAAGCGAGGGCCGATTGCGGAGCCTCCGACGACATTGGAAGCAATTTCGTAACGAGGCTCGGGATAAATCCCATTGGGCGGCGGAGCGCCTTCTGGACAAGCGCATTTGCATCGGCATCACTGGCCTGAGTGGCGCCGGCAAGTCTACCCTCATCACCAGCCTGATTTACCAGCTCAGTCACCCGGACCAGGCTCAGCTGCCCGGTTTCGCCCCGGCACTGAACGGGCGCCTGCTCGGCGCGGAACTGCATCCGGCCCTGGATACCGGATTACCGCTGTTTGAATACCCGCGTTGCCTGGAAGCACTGACCGCCAATCCCCCGCGCTGGCCCGAGTCTACCCGGGATCTGTCTGCCCTTGAGTTACACGTTCATCTACGGGGGCGACGGCTGGGGCGTGATTATCGGCAGAAGCTGATTCTGGAGTTGCGGGACTACCCGGGCGAATGGCTGATGGACCTGCCACTGTTACAGATGGACTTCGCCACCTGGTGTCGCCACCAGCGGGACCTGCTGGACGGCGCCTCGCGCGCGGACCTGGCCCCGGGGCTGCTGGGGGAGTTGCGGGGGATCGCGCCAGAAGCGGTGATAGAGGCAGGGCGGCTCGACAGTCTCTGGCAAAACTACCGGCAGTTTCTCCGGGATTGCCGCAGTGAGCGAAAACTCAGCTATCTGCAGCCTGGCAGGGCGCTGCTCGACAACGATGAATACGGATTTTTCCCGTTGCCCGCGTTACACCATCAGACGGAGCAGGAGTTGCGGGCACTCCCGGATGACAGCGTGTACAAGGTCCTCGAGGCCCGCTATCGCGCCTACGTTGAGAAAAAGGTCGCCCCATTTGTGGAGACCCACTTCCGACATCTGGATCGCCAGCTGGTGCTGGTAGACCTGATCAGCACGCTGTTTGCCGGCGAGGAGGCACTGGAGGATATGCGCAAGGCGTTCGGGCATATCGCGGACACCTTCCGCTACGGTAGCAGTGGGCTGCTGCGCAAATTGTGGCGCCCGCGCATCGACCGGCTGATTTTTGCGGCTACCAAAGTGGATCAAGTGCTGGCCGCTGACCACGATGCCTTGCGCCAACTGTTGGGCCAGCAGCTACAACAGGTATTTTCCGGTGCCCGGCATCGCGGCTTGCCACTTTATTGCGAAGCCATCGCTGCCGTGCGCTGTTCCAATGAAAGTGTGCGCGATGGTCGCCGAATGCTGGTTGGGCACGGCATGGATGGTCGTTACCTGGGGTTCGAAAACGCCGAGATCATGGGGCACCTGCCGCAGGATCAGGAGTGGCAGCATTACACGGGTGGGTTGCCGCCGCAGTTGCGCCCGCCTGCGGGCATTGGACGGGAAGGGTACCTGCCGCATATCCGTATGGATGCGCTGTTGAACCTGCTGCTGGGAGACAAGGTGTAA
- a CDS encoding GIN domain-containing protein: MFRKLNIFVSLMVALSLMASAVHAQQSSRTFPLNGFTAIALKGGSNLQVVQGDTFSVTAEGEEADLIHAKAEVKGDTLVLSVEQESKSLFGIVTVSSEPVVEYRVTLPVIDSLRVTGSGDATADTLESEKLDLRVTGSGLIRVNKVAAETLSTGVTGSGDLLLGTVLAVHGSAGVTGSGDIRVENFVGEDFSAQIKGSGDIAVGGKVANVNVTVMGSGDFMGRNLVAKTAGGSIMGSGDIVLKRPVSESFSVMGSGDVALVE, encoded by the coding sequence ATGTTTCGCAAATTGAATATATTCGTATCACTGATGGTGGCGCTTTCCCTGATGGCGAGCGCCGTACATGCCCAGCAGAGCAGCAGAACCTTCCCGCTGAATGGCTTTACCGCCATTGCCCTGAAAGGCGGCTCTAACCTGCAGGTTGTTCAGGGGGATACCTTCTCGGTGACGGCCGAAGGTGAAGAGGCGGACCTGATACACGCCAAGGCGGAGGTGAAGGGCGACACTCTGGTGCTGTCCGTGGAGCAGGAAAGTAAAAGCCTGTTCGGAATCGTTACCGTCAGCAGCGAGCCCGTCGTGGAATACCGGGTCACTCTTCCGGTGATCGACAGCCTGCGGGTAACCGGCTCCGGTGACGCGACCGCGGATACCCTGGAGAGCGAGAAACTCGACCTGCGCGTGACCGGGTCTGGCTTGATTCGGGTGAACAAAGTCGCTGCCGAGACACTGTCTACCGGCGTAACCGGGTCCGGGGATCTCTTACTGGGCACCGTACTCGCGGTTCACGGATCGGCAGGTGTCACCGGCTCTGGTGACATCCGTGTGGAGAACTTTGTGGGCGAGGACTTTTCCGCCCAGATCAAGGGTTCCGGGGATATAGCGGTCGGCGGCAAGGTGGCCAACGTGAATGTGACGGTCATGGGGTCTGGCGACTTTATGGGACGCAACCTGGTGGCCAAGACCGCAGGCGGCTCGATTATGGGCTCCGGTGACATTGTGCTGAAGCGTCCTGTCAGTGAGTCCTTCTCCGTCATGGGCTCTGGAGACGTTGCGCTGGTGGAGTAG